From the genome of Candidatus Methylomirabilota bacterium, one region includes:
- a CDS encoding acyl-CoA dehydrogenase family protein yields MAVINLTLTDEQRALRDGVAEICKHYPGEYWRALDAKREYPEAFVDDLTKAGYLAALIPEEYGGAGLGITEGGLILETVHAAGGNAAACHAQMYIMGTLLRHGSEAQKRAYLPKIASGELRLQAFGVTEPNAGSDTTKLQTTAVRRGDRYVVNGQKMFISRVLQSDLMLLLARTTPVDKVQKRTEGLSVFLVDIRSIKGLEVRPLRMMMNHSTNALFFDNMEIPAEALIGEEGQGFTYILDGMNAERILVASESIGDGRWFVDRAVAYSSQRVLFGKPIGANQGVQFPIARAHMAVEAAALMRTKAAALFDAGEPCGAEANITKYLAAEAAWEAGNACIDCHGGYGYAEEYDVERKFRECRLYKTAPVNQNLVQAYVGEHVLGMPRSY; encoded by the coding sequence ATGGCGGTCATCAACCTCACCCTCACCGACGAGCAGCGCGCGCTCCGGGACGGCGTCGCCGAGATCTGCAAGCACTACCCCGGCGAGTACTGGCGCGCGCTCGACGCCAAGCGCGAGTACCCCGAGGCCTTCGTCGACGACCTGACCAAGGCCGGCTATCTGGCCGCCCTCATCCCCGAGGAGTACGGCGGCGCCGGGCTCGGCATCACGGAGGGCGGGCTGATTCTCGAGACGGTCCACGCCGCCGGGGGCAACGCGGCGGCCTGCCATGCCCAGATGTACATCATGGGCACGCTGCTCCGCCACGGCAGCGAGGCTCAGAAGCGGGCCTACTTGCCGAAAATCGCCTCGGGCGAATTGCGGCTGCAGGCCTTCGGCGTCACCGAGCCCAACGCGGGGTCGGACACCACGAAGCTCCAGACCACCGCGGTGCGCCGCGGTGACCGCTACGTCGTGAACGGCCAGAAGATGTTCATCTCCCGCGTGCTGCAGTCCGACCTGATGCTGCTGCTGGCGCGCACGACCCCGGTGGACAAGGTCCAGAAGCGTACCGAGGGGCTGTCCGTCTTCCTGGTGGACATCCGCAGCATCAAGGGGCTGGAGGTCCGCCCGCTGCGCATGATGATGAACCACTCCACCAACGCGCTGTTCTTCGACAACATGGAGATCCCGGCCGAGGCCCTCATCGGCGAGGAGGGCCAAGGGTTCACCTACATCCTCGACGGCATGAACGCCGAGCGCATCCTGGTGGCCTCGGAGTCGATCGGCGACGGCCGCTGGTTCGTCGACAGGGCGGTGGCCTACTCCAGCCAGCGGGTGCTCTTCGGCAAGCCCATCGGCGCCAACCAGGGCGTGCAGTTCCCGATCGCCCGGGCCCACATGGCCGTGGAGGCCGCCGCCCTGATGCGCACCAAGGCCGCCGCGCTCTTCGACGCCGGCGAGCCCTGCGGCGCCGAAGCCAACATCACCAAGTACCTGGCCGCCGAGGCGGCCTGGGAGGCCGGCAACGCCTGCATCGACTGCCACGGCGGCTATGGCTACGCCGAGGAGTACGACGTCGAGCGCAAGTTCCGCGAGTGCCGCCTCTACAAGACGGCGCCGGTCAACCAGAACCTCGTGCAGGCCTACGTGGGCGAGCACGTGCTGGGCATGCCGCGCTCGTACTGA